Genomic segment of Pochonia chlamydosporia 170 chromosome 1, whole genome shotgun sequence:
TAAAAGACGATGCATTCACTGTGTCGGCTCCTTGGTTGAGGTCCCAAAAGTTGGAGTATCCCTGACATTGTTGGTTAGGAGCTTAGGATACATTCATCATGCCGCACCGGGGTGAACTAACGGGTGGCTCAAATATTCCTGCAGCTGGAAAGACCATGTCTAGGTGGCCAAACTTCTTGACTGCGTGGTCAAAAGAGTTTTGAAGCTGCGTCCAATTGGTTACGTCCGTTTCGATAAACGAAGCGCTTGCTCCATCGTTGCTCGTCTTGACGAGCTGCTCAGCTTCCGACCCAAGTTTGAGGTCGGCAATCACCACGCTGCATCCTTCCTGTAGAAGTCTCCGAGACAGCTCGAGCCCAATTCCTGATGCTCCTCCGGTGATCAAAGCTGTCTTACCGCGAATTTCGAGCGCCATGACGGTATTGGTGAAGGGCCAGTTGTAACACTGTAAAATAGTTGCAGATTAGATGTGCAAGTTATCAAATTCGGCCTTGTCGTCACACCTGCTACAAACGAGTCCAAaagatgttggtggcaaTGAGAGGCGGTCCTGATATATGCACTTGACGAAGCTTCACCTTGGGTCTGTCGCTTCAAAGCTCGGCCACGACGTCAAACTGTGAGTGAACCAAAAGAAACGACACATGATGTCGGGCAACTGTGGGACAGACAGCTGGACACCCCCTCCAAAACACATTCGTTTGCGGGGGTGATCTGCGGGGTAGCCAGGGTTCGGCGATAATTTCAACTACGGCAAACCGTTGAATTCGGTGATAACTGCGTTTTCGGCTAGCAAGTATGCAGCTGAGAACACCCTTGTGCAGATCGAGATTGGACCAAGTTTCGGGCTTGGGCTCAGGTCTGTTCAATGATGGTGGCTAAAGAAACTGTCCTGTGCTGGGTGCAGGGGTTTGAAGAAAGCACTTCGATTTTCGTAGCTGTCAAATGACATGTCTTCTTCATAAATGTCATTACATATTGGCACATCGTATTGTTTCCATTGTGGCAACCTGGGTAAACAGCGACCGCATCTGCTGGCAATCAGCTCATCGGGGCTCCCCATGGCTCCATCTGATTCATAAAGGCCCAAAAGGCATCATTGTCGAATTGTCCCTGAAACTGCCAGTCTAGGATCGAGTCTTGCCGTTCTCTATCAGAGACTTCTGGGAATAGATCCTTGTCGAAGCTGGCGCCAGAAAGACTGTTGTACAATAGATCATGTAATGGCAATGGAGGGGGTAAATCAGCGAGACTTTCGTCCATGCAAGTATCTGTCTCTTGGTAGGCTTGGCTACCGCTCACATTGTACACAGGTGGTGTCCAAGCATTGGATGAACTTTCAGCGTTGGATGGTGTACTGCTTGCAGGAGTGGACATGGGGTAGCCCCGAGCAGCTCTTCTTATTCGGACTTGTAGTGCTTTCAAGACATTTGCTGCGGTTTCGGCCAATGGATTGAGTGACTTTACCCTCTCAAAATGATCTATGACGGTGTCAACTCCCTGAATGGCCTCCTCGCGGCTTCTGGGATTGTCTTTGGGATACAGCGTGTAAATGCTTGCCACAGTTACAGCAGCGTCGAAGGTGGCGAACAAGTACGCGAAACTTCTGTACTTTCTCAGCGGCCGGTCATTGAAATTCTTTCTTTCTGCCCGGAGGGTACAAAGGCCGGCTCTGAGGGCATGGGATCGATTCTTGGAATTTCTGAAAATGTGTGGCCTGTGTAGTGCGAGGATGGTGAACCAGATCGTTGCTTCAACTGCCTCTCGTGCATCGGGAAGCCAGAAGCAGTCCGGATGAGCATCAAACCTCCTGTCCGGGTTTTCAAGCCATAAATAAGGCGGTAGATGCTCACTGAAGTCCATGATTTCCTCGTGAAGGCTCTGAATTTCGTCATTCATGCCTGGCTTGGACTGAATTAAAGACACTCTGATGAGGAACCGTGCGACGCTGTGGTAGACGATTTGAACCGTCAATAAGGTCGGCAAATCGAATTCTTGCCTTGGGTACGGCGCGACTCTTGTGCGATCCTGGGTCACCGGAGCATCGATTGGAGGCGTGGTCTCCATGTCCCGTAGTGTAACTCTCAACGGCCGCCCCAACATGATGGACATGTGAGCATCCCAGCAGCAGAGATTCAACCATCTAAAACAAAATTAGCTCTCTTGAACCTGGGCGCCAAACAGAAGAATAGAGGAACACAAAATAGAATCTGGCACTTACGTTTTCCTTCTCGTTTCGCAATCCCATAAATATTGCATAGATGGCACAGGCTGCGGAGAGTCATCGACAAGCACATCTAGATGCCACTGAAGACGTCTCGCGCCATTAATTGTTTCACCAAGAGAGTCCCAACTCTCTTGAACTTTCCCCAGCGTTTTGAGAAATATAGTTCGAAGGAAATTGACTTGAATTCCTGCTCGCGGAAGCTCATCCCTGGAGAGAATTGAGGCCATCTCCAAACCGGCTTCACTGTACTCTCTAGCGACATCCTCCAGAGTCATGTCCGATTTGTACTTCAAGCTGTCACATCGGCTGTCACTCACGTCCCAGTATAATAGAGACAAGGCCAGCACTTGGAAAAGTAGTGCTGGGAAGAAGCGAGTGTCCGGTGGCAAGGCCAGGAGGTTATTTGACACATCAGCGTATGTCAGCCTGTCCCAGCGAGCCTTGTCTTCCATGAATGTCACCATATCCAACGGGTTATATTGCCAATTCACATTGTTAAAGAAATTGGCGGCGAGATTGTCGATGATAGCCGACGGAGGCAGAGTGCGAAGGCTCGCCCTGTACCACGCAGTACTTCCCCATGGTGACGGCGTATGCGGCGGTGAAGCAGGAGTAGTGTTAGATTCAGCAGGAAAAGACCCATCAACCTCCAGTGCCTTATTGTACAAGCCAATTGAAGTGGTAGGGTTTCCATCCGAGAATCCAAGCGCCTGTACTTTCAGAGCAGAATCTTTGCTAGAGCCATGCGACTCACTATTTGTAGCTCCATCAGGACTTGGAAAAGAGGTCGCGTTGAGCTTGATGATTTGCTCGCGGTTATGAATGCCTGGATATTTCTCCGGGGGGAAGAATTCGTAATGGCACTTTGCCTGCCCGCGATGAGTGAGCAATGAGCATAAACCCTGGTCACAATGAGAGCGGAGGAACTGACTTGGTTGCCGCGCACGGTGCAGTTTGAGCAAGGTGTCTCGCGATCGCACTGATGCTTGGATTAATACTATGACACTATGCAGCTACGACACTTGAGCGAATCAGAGCATACCTTTTGCTTCCGGCGATGACAATCTGTGCAAGATGTGACAGctctcatcctcctccggaCAACACGTTGATTGCCCGAAGCCGGCGCCGTCTTCCTGGTGGTAGGCATAATAAATACTGTGGCCGATGCCGCACCGACTATACGACGAGAGTGAAACACGGGTGCGTGCGTGCTATATTAGACATGGATCGCATGTACAtaaaatgtctggtcgagCGCATAAGGAGAGCAGAATGAAGCACCAGGTTGAGGTCagttgtgttgtgttgtgttgtgttgtgttgtgtcATGCAAGAAAGATGGGATGCGGAGGAAGAGTGGAGTAAAGTTCAACGTTCGTGGGGCGGGACAGAAATTATTTGAGATCTGACAGGGCGATCTGATTTGATGCCGGCAGCCGCTCGGCATGATAAGGAAGGAAGTGGGTGCACTGACCTTCGTGACTGTCAGCTGCTGGCGGCGCAACGGAGAACGGTGCGAGACACTGTAATTTCATCCCTCATACCAGCGACAGGTTGAAATTCATCCTTAATACTGAAGAATTGCTTGCAGACAGTAGTGAAGTCAATCGCTGGCCTCAAGACAAACAATGCATCATGTATTCTCAATACTCATCGATGTGGTTGATACCACGGCTGGTTGCTTTCACCCCGATCTAAGTTTGCAGCTTCGCACGGCCCAGCAAGGCATCGTGGTAGTGCAGGGTAGGGATATCCCCAGTCCTCATGTTTGATATCACACATCGCCAGGAAGTCCAATAACTTGGACAGATGTTTGATCATAGATTGTAAATTTTACATACCTGAGTATCCAATCACCCCGAAAGGGCGgaaggctgccaagaagtAAGTGCTTAACTACTCCGACTGCTTCGGCCGGCGTTATCTTCAAACCCTCCACAGCCATTGTTTGGGGTCTGCTCACGCCAGTCAAAAGTTTGGCAACAGAAGCATGGCAAACCACTCGTCAACTCAGTTTTCTGGTTGTAATTTCAGACACTTCTCATTTGCTGCACCAAGGCTTCGTTGTTGCACTTCCAGTGAATGCTGAACATGGCCAGGTATGTGACATCGACGAAGATGTAACTTTCATTGCCAGTCCTGAATTCTATGGTTGCATATAGAAGCAAAACGCTTCGTCCACGCCCTGATATAGAATTCCAATCTTTTCCAGCACTCAATGGTTGAGAACGTCAACAGAAAGCCTTGTATCATGGGCCTGCCGTCGTAAACTGTCCCCTTCTTCATTCGATCCGCAAGCGGCTTCGGCTGTAGGGCAGGATCTTTGTCCCTAGGTCTTTTATCAGCATCGGCTTTGCAGGTTACGTAGGACACCAGAATCCCTTAAGTTACCTGAGAGTTGCCGTCATCTGCCACCTCACAAAAATTCAAGGTCTATCCACAAAACTGGAAGTCGCACAACTAAGGTGTTCGGGAGAAGTTCCAAATCGCGTCAAGCTTCGATCGTGTGGATGGAAGTCCCAAAACACCCCTCCGCGGAGAGCACCTGCCTCAAGCTGTCAAGCTGATTAATCCAGTTCCTGTTCCTGCCAACCGGTCTCTTTCTGGACTACATGGCTTCACCATCTCCTTCATGCTTGAACTAGCATCTGTGCATTTCTGCAGTCAGCAACACCAATAACCTGCAACTCGGGCGGTGTGATTATGGGTACCGTCTgctaggcatcagccatgaACCtaaatcatcatcaatgctAGATATCCTGCCAACACAAAGTAGCGTGCGGAAAATCAGATTCCGGTTCGAGATCTCGTCATAGTATTATGTTTAAGGTGCGGAGTTCTATAGCTTGACAACCATAAGATGTTGCTAATCCGTTGTGGGCAGTTGTCATCGAACGAGAGGGTTGGGCTGAAAACAAAAGATCCACGGATTCCGGCCACGGCTAAAGTTGAGCAGAACGAATAGGAGATTTCTTGCGCCCTCATGCCTGGTGTTGTCCAGACTCCTGAGCGCCTCATTAGCCGTGGTACCTGCCAATGTCAAACTCGATTCAGATTGTCGTCATGAACGGCGGGGAGAGATGCCGATATCTAGCACAATTCTAGAGAAACACCGGAATCCTACTACACACGCATTGGGAAGGAGCTGGAATTGCACAGGCCTCAACCAATATTCCAACGTTGTCGAGGGTTCGAGCATGATATTTCTCTCTGCCTCTCCGGAGCACCTCCCTTTGTTGGTCGTTAGTCAGGGATAAATTGGAGGAGCGATTTGGGGTAACTTGGAGAACCACGGTCCCCTGGGAGAAACCGACCAAGCACCGAGAACCAGGCTCAATCAATACCTACTTGGAGCCCAACAAAGAGGAAATTGCAGACTACCTTCTCAAACAAGCTGGTGACTATCTCTTGACTAGGACGTTCAGACGTTATCTCAGCACACGTCGTACCACATGCAACCCTACGGTGTTCTCCATCTTTGGAGTTGGAGCCGCTACATGCGGAGATACGACATTCGGGCTGCCCAGAGTTGCATCGTGAGTCTTGGCGCCAACGTGACCTCAGCCAAGCACAATAATCTTCAACGAAGAATTGTTGTCGGAATTTTCTATCGGCCGGGCATCAATTGGAGCCATTATGGCAGCCATCCTCCCGAATGTTTGTCACCGCTTGGCACCACCAAGAGTCGGGCAAAGTTCGCAAGGAGCCGAAGTGTAACCCGACTCGATTCTTGGCGATATCTTTAAGGCTGCTTTGACCTGACATCTGCTGTGCTCCCATGCTGTCCACACGATCCAATTAGGCTACCCGTTGAAGCTTTTTACATGAAACCCACCAACATTTTCATATTCGAAATCGAGGCTGAAAACCGGGAATAGAGCCCCTGGGCCCGCAAAATAGGCAAGTATGCTTTTCACTAAGCTAGTTGAACAAGTATATTGTTCAAGGCTTCACCAAGAGATGCCGAGAAGGATGGGCGCAACTGCCCTCTGGTCCGGCCCCTCTTTCTTCACGGCTGACCCCCCCAATTCGGCAGGTCCCTTGATCCGCCCCAGATCTCGCCATGGCATTGACACTTGATGTTATTACTGTGTGTCCACTCCTCTCCAATCTGATGTGGGCGTGGAGGGCGTTGTTCCCCAGTACCTGGATTAAGGAGTCATGCTGCCCCATCACAGGGTGTATCACAAGTGGTTGGTGCGAGGCATGAGATGGTCAAACCATTCCCAACAAAGAAGTTCCTCAATCTTAGTCGATACATATGCTCTGCCCAATCGGAGGCTGAAGGAGGGAGCTTCCTGTGCAATTTCATTATCAAGGATTGCACACAGTTGCGCGGCTGGCGCCGTGGCTGTCTACCCACCACCTCATGTGAACAGGGCCGGGACAAAGGAGATCGGCGGCAGCACAGTTGGATTAAGCATATCTTCAGGCTCAACAgatcatcaccaacacggGCAATGAGTTGCATTTTGGAGAATCCTGAGAGAAGCGATCCGGCATGGAGCTTCCGAGTGACCTCGAATCCTCCGTCTGTGCTGGTCACAACTAAGAAAACATCACCTTTTTAGTAATACAAGGCATCGCAAAGCAGCTGCAATGCGATCCTGCAAAAGGCTGCATCTCGAAATCTCAAAATTCCCCACAGTCAAGTGTGATGCCCTCCACTTGTTCCGCATGACACCATCACCGCAAGTTTGAGTCGCCCGAATCGCCAGCCCGGGCAATCGGTCTTAGAGAAAAGTAAACCCGTAACTGCCGGGCCACTTAAGCGACCTTCCTATCTCTATTGGCTTCACTCACTTTGTTATCCAACCCGAGATAGGTAGTTGAGGATGTGGGCTGGTCAACCGTAGCGTTGCAACTCTGGTAGTACGGATTGTTTGGCGGATCAGAACCAAGCTTGCATGGTCACACTCGACGACGGGCAGACCAAAAGGGAAGCTCAACTTGAGAGTAATGTTGGGCAACATGATTACAATCGAATCAACTCGAAGGCTTGTCTCGATTGTTGACATTGGCTTGAATATAAAGTCAGCATGATCCGGCGATGGAATTCGAGATGCTTCCTAGGCAGAACTAAGCAGGCTCAGGCAAAACACCTAAGCCTAGGCCATTAAGTCACCGCTTTATCTTTTCTAACACCCGATTTGCTGATTCGACATGAAGTCTGCTGCCATTCTTGGCCTTACTGGCCTGGCTGCCAATGTCCTGGCCCACCCTGAGAGACGACATGCCAACGATGCCTCTCTGGACAAGCGTGGTGTTGACCTGAGCAAGTTCCGCATGCCTGAGCTGTCAGAGTACACCGTTTCTTCCAAGGCCAAGTCAAACCCGGCTGTTAGCTCTATCAACAAGCGCGGTGACTATGTCGGCGCCGCCAGACAGCTCGTAAAGACTGTTCACCCCGGGGCTGAGTTCCGTGTTGTTGATGATCACTACGTTGGAACTGACGGCCTCGCccatgtcaacttcaagcagACAGTCCACGGCATTGATATCGACAATGCTGATTTCAATGTCAACGTTAGCCCCGATGGCACAATCTTCTCCTATGGCAACAGCTTCTACAAGGGCAAGGCTCCTGCCGAGAGCCCGCTGACCAAGCGAGCATTTACTGACCCCCTTAATGCTTTGAAGGGAGTTGTCGATATCCTTGGACTTTCCGTCAAGGCCACCGGCGCCAAGgccgaggccaagaaagGATCAGAGACTTACACCTTCAAAGGCACAAAGGGTGCTGTCAGCGATCCTGAAGCCAAGCTCGTCTATCTCACGAAGAAGGATGGCACGCTCGCCTTGACTTGGAGAGTTGAGACCGATGTTATGGACAACTGGCTGCTTACCTACATTGATGCTGATAACAGCAAAGACGTCCACGGCGTTGTTGACTACGTCTCCGACTTTGCTACCATGCAGGTTTATCCCTGGACCGTCAACGACCCTACTGAGGGCAGCCGCTCCATTCAGACTGACCCCTGGAACATCAATGCTTCTCCATTTACCtggtttggtgatggttccAAGAACTACACCACGCTCTGGGGTAACAATGCTGTTGCCCAGACCAACTATGACGGacacaacaacatcaacgactACGCCAACAGCTATCGCCCAACGTCCGCTGCTCGCAAGTTTGAGTACAATTACTCCCCTAGCATGTCCAACAAGAAGGACTACCAAGATGCCTCTATTACTCAGTTATTCTACAGCTCCAACACCTACCATGATCTCCTCTATACGTTGGGCTTCAACGAGGCTGCTGGTAACttccagaccaacaacaacggcaagGGTGGCAAAGGCAATGACTTTGTTGTCCTCAATGCCCAGGACGGCAGTGgcaccaacaatgccaacttCGCTACTCCTCCCGATGGTTCCCGAGCTCGCATGAGAATGTACATGTGGACTCAGACGAACCCTAACCGCGACTGCTCTTTTGACTCTGATGTCATCATCCACGAGTACACTCACGGTCTCTCCACCCGTCTGACTGGTGGTCCTGCCAACTCTGGCTGCCTCAACGGCCTTGAGTCTGGAGGCATGGGCGAGGGCTGGTCCGACTTCATGGCCATTGCTATTCTGGCTAAGTCTACTGATACCCGCGCCAAGGATTTCCCCGTTGGCGCTTGGGTCTACAATAACCCCAAGGGTATCCGATCCTACCCCTactccaccaacaccaagaccaacccATACACTTACGCCACTGCCAACCAGAAGAACGAGGTCCATGCTATGGGCGAGATCTGGGCCAACACTCTCTACGAGGTGTTCTGGAACCTTGTCGACAAGCACGGCATTACCGCCGATAAGTACCCTACTCTTGACAGCAAGGGCGTACCCAAGGATGGCCGTTACCTCACCATGAAGCTGGTCATGGGTGGCATGGCTCTTCAACCCTGCAACCCCAACATGGTCTCTGCCCGTGACGCCATCCTCGACGCCGATAAGCAACTCACTGGCGCTTCCAACAAGTGCGAGATCTGGAAGGCCTTTGCCAAGCGTGGTTTGGGCACCAAGGCCAACTACAACGGTGGCCGCAACCGTGTTGAGGATTTCACCGTCCCCGCCGGCTGCTAAATTATTTATCTATATTTCTTAAAGACTGTCCGCGCGGGCCGTGGAGTGGAATGCCGTTGATAGGCAAGCAGCATCGTGTATTTGGATGTAAGCGATTTAGTTGCAAAGCATTTGAGGGTGGCCGAAGCCGCTGCGGTGAGGTGTTGGGTTTGTGTAAGGACGGAGTTGGGCGAGCCCGTGACTATCTTGCGGACAGAAGACGATGTGCGTCTTAACATTTTGTTTTCGCATATTTTTCACCCTTACCAAGTATATAAAAGCTCTCATCTGTAAATGAAATCCATCCTATATGCCATGTGCTGCTTCGAAGGTGAACTGTCTTGAAAACTTTCGTCAGGAATACTCATCCAGCGGCTAGGAGGATGTGAGAGCAATTCTTAATGACGCGCCGTCTTTTTATCGCTCGTAAACAAACAGACTCTTAGACCAAGGCCTCTCAGTAGTGGCATACAAAATCATGCTATATTCATCACTCCCTTTATGCTTACAAAACAAATAAAATACCAAATTATCGCCACGCCTTGGACATTATTGCACAGCCGCCTTTTTCTGAAACTTGCTCAATAGATTCCTCAAAAACTTGGACCCAGCAACCTCATCCGCGCCAACTAACCTCCTCACCAGGATATTATACAGTCCACCAAACGCAAGCGCAATAGCCGTCGACGTAAAAATAATCACATTGTACGGCATACTAAAGTCCGGCGTGGGCAGATACAGCAGCAAACTAGTGGTACGGAGGTTCATGACTTGCGGTTCGAGGGTGCGAATCACGGCTGCTGCGACATCGAAGCCGCGATTCGCATCAGGTGGGTATTCTGTGTATCGCAAGATGGCTTTTTCAAAGTCATATGTGAGGAAGACGGTGCATTTGGGGGGAATTCGCATCAGAAGCTCCAGCTGGGTGCCGCGGGAGCGGTCGAGAGCAGGGCGGTAGTGGATTTGCTTGATGAGTTCGGATGAATTGGTGTTTGGGGCGGCCGAGGTTGAAATGCGTGTGGATAGGGTGTGGAGGTATATGCGCATGAACCAGGGGAGGGATTCGAGGTAGACGAATTCGACTTCCACGGCGTTGGGGTTGGTGAGAATGGCTTGGACACCGCCGTGCTCTTGACCGTGGCCGGTGAAACTGCGCTCTGCGTAGAGGAGCGGCTGTATGGGCTCGACGAGTTCCTTTGCTGCTTCGTCTGGGGTTTTGGGCTCGGATTTGGGGAGCACGAGGGCGAATTCGTTTTCGGGCGGGAATGTGTAGCATCTGGACATGCCGTTTTTGTCCTTGATTTCGGTCGACCCTTCAGACGCATAGACGACGCGCGAATTGGGGACTTGAAGGCACACGGGTGGCAGTTTAGGGTCGGCGAGGGGGCATGTGCCTTTCATCGGGCGGCCAAATATTTGAGAAAGCGTCCAGTCCTGGCCATTGAGATGGTCGGCTGGGAAGCAGTGCTCGTCATCGTGGTAGGGCTTGGTCGTGTCGCAGACTAGTTCGTGATTGGGAGGCGGCCGCGGGATAGGATTATCTGAAGATGTGGTTAGTTTTTGGACGCGAATTTGTTTTGCCTTTGGCGAGTGTACCTCTAGGCCTCTTggatcgatcaacatccataaCCATGTCAATCGTCTGTTCCATCTGCAACACGCAATTGCCGTTGTTGTCGCAGATTGGCTTCACATCAATCGCCATGCTCTGAAAGGATGAATCAAATAACTTATGACCGTCTAACAGACTCGCAATGCCTGCTTTCCCGTGGCAcggcagcagcttcaagAAGGGCGTCAAATTCTCAGTGCACACAACCTCATGCGGCAAAACACCATGTAATAAtctcgtctttgccagcgTCTCGCTCGAATGGTGGCCCTCTGGTTGAAATGACAGAGCCGGCCGTACCGTCCTTGTTCCGTCGATAAAGTTTAGACTCGCGCAGAACAGGCCAGACAAGGCATTCGTCAGGGTCAGCCAGTTCTCGTCTGCTTGTCGCTCGGTTTCGGCATCCATCCACGCCCACAACTCTACACCTGTGCCCCCTTCCTTTGTACCATCCCACGGTCGGGCTCCCCATGTCTCTGCATCCCAGCGACCTAATGTAAACCGTAGATGCAGCTCCCGTGTGCCTGCATACTCCAGTATCTGGCCAAGTGAGCGGGGGAATAATCTGAAATTGTGCGCCTCAAAGTCGGCGATGGACGTATTTGATTTGAAATTGAAGCTTGCGAGAAGCTGGGAGAGCGGTAGCGGTCGCAGATTAAGTTGCTCGTGGTAGTCGGCAGCCGTGGCGAGTCCTGGGACAAAAGTTGCCAGCAACGCCCCCAGCCAGGGACGCATCTCGTGAATGTGTTATGGTCTATGCAGCGCTCAATGCAAGTTGTTTCCACACGATACAAAGAAGAAATAGAGACCAAATACAATtaaaaggaaaaaagaaggtCAAAGAATGAAGTTACCTGCGCGGTTGCAGTAGGGTGCGCATCTCACGTGTGTCGCGATGAGTTCATGAGGTTCAAGCTCCCTGTCCAGGAATGTATCACGAAAGCTGGAGAGGCCAACAAGCGACGTGGAGCAATTGGCGTCTGGTTAAACCACAGGGCGGACACGATGATGGATAATGGCTGCTGACCCTGGATTTGAGTGGCTTGATGCGGAACCACACGGAGCATTCATTCAACCAAGGCCAACTttgaagcaccagacacatgtGCACTCAAACAGGAACGTGGATCCCTGGTGGTCGGTGAAACGTGGCAGAATCTTGATGCC
This window contains:
- a CDS encoding Zn2/Cys6 DNA-binding protein (similar to Glarea lozoyensis ATCC 20868 XP_008079745.1) yields the protein MPTTRKTAPASGNQRVVRRRMRAVTSCTDCHRRKQKCDRETPCSNCTVRGNQAKCHYEFFPPEKYPGIHNREQIIKLNATSFPSPDGATNSESHGSSKDSALKVQALGFSDGNPTTSIGLYNKALEVDGSFPAESNTTPASPPHTPSPWGSTAWYRASLRTLPPSAIIDNLAANFFNNVNWQYNPLDMVTFMEDKARWDRLTYADVSNNLLALPPDTRFFPALLFQVLALSLLYWDVSDSRCDSLKYKSDMTLEDVAREYSEAGLEMASILSRDELPRAGIQVNFLRTIFLKTLGKVQESWDSLGETINGARRLQWHLDVLVDDSPQPVPSMQYLWDCETRRKTWLNLCCWDAHMSIMLGRPLRVTLRDMETTPPIDAPVTQDRTRVAPYPRQEFDLPTLLTVQIVYHSVARFLIRVSLIQSKPGMNDEIQSLHEEIMDFSEHLPPYLWLENPDRRFDAHPDCFWLPDAREAVEATIWFTILALHRPHIFRNSKNRSHALRAGLCTLRAERKNFNDRPLRKYRSFAYLFATFDAAVTVASIYTLYPKDNPRSREEAIQGVDTVIDHFERVKSLNPLAETAANVLKALQVRIRRAARGYPMSTPASSTPSNAESSSNAWTPPVYNVSGSQAYQETDTCMDESLADLPPPLPLHDLLYNSLSGASFDKDLFPEVSDRERQDSILDWQFQGQFDNDAFWAFMNQMEPWGAPMS
- a CDS encoding extracellular elastinolytic metalloproteinase precursor (similar to Aspergillus terreus NIH2624 XP_001216165.1), which produces MKSAAILGLTGLAANVLAHPERRHANDASLDKRGVDLSKFRMPELSEYTVSSKAKSNPAVSSINKRGDYVGAARQLVKTVHPGAEFRVVDDHYVGTDGLAHVNFKQTVHGIDIDNADFNVNVSPDGTIFSYGNSFYKGKAPAESPLTKRAFTDPLNALKGVVDILGLSVKATGAKAEAKKGSETYTFKGTKGAVSDPEAKLVYLTKKDGTLALTWRVETDVMDNWLLTYIDADNSKDVHGVVDYVSDFATMQVYPWTVNDPTEGSRSIQTDPWNINASPFTWFGDGSKNYTTLWGNNAVAQTNYDGHNNINDYANSYRPTSAARKFEYNYSPSMSNKKDYQDASITQLFYSSNTYHDLLYTLGFNEAAGNFQTNNNGKGGKGNDFVVLNAQDGSGTNNANFATPPDGSRARMRMYMWTQTNPNRDCSFDSDVIIHEYTHGLSTRLTGGPANSGCLNGLESGGMGEGWSDFMAIAILAKSTDTRAKDFPVGAWVYNNPKGIRSYPYSTNTKTNPYTYATANQKNEVHAMGEIWANTLYEVFWNLVDKHGITADKYPTLDSKGVPKDGRYLTMKLVMGGMALQPCNPNMVSARDAILDADKQLTGASNKCEIWKAFAKRGLGTKANYNGGRNRVEDFTVPAGC
- a CDS encoding GPI transamidase component Gpi16 (similar to Neosartorya fischeri NRRL 181 XP_001258018.1), producing MRPWLGALLATFVPGLATAADYHEQLNLRPLPLSQLLASFNFKSNTSIADFEAHNFRLFPRSLGQILEYAGTRELHLRFTLGRWDAETWGARPWDGTKEGGTGVELWAWMDAETERQADENWLTLTNALSGLFCASLNFIDGTRTVRPALSFQPEGHHSSETLAKTRLLHGVLPHEVVCTENLTPFLKLLPCHGKAGIASLLDGHKLFDSSFQSMAIDVKPICDNNGNCVLQMEQTIDMVMDVDRSKRPRDNPIPRPPPNHELVCDTTKPYHDDEHCFPADHLNGQDWTLSQIFGRPMKGTCPLADPKLPPVCLQVPNSRVVYASEGSTEIKDKNGMSRCYTFPPENEFALVLPKSEPKTPDEAAKELVEPIQPLLYAERSFTGHGQEHGGVQAILTNPNAVEVEFVYLESLPWFMRIYLHTLSTRISTSAAPNTNSSELIKQIHYRPALDRSRGTQLELLMRIPPKCTVFLTYDFEKAILRYTEYPPDANRGFDVAAAVIRTLEPQVMNLRTTSLLLYLPTPDFSMPYNVIIFTSTAIALAFGGLYNILVRRLVGADEVAGSKFLRNLLSKFQKKAAVQ